The Kutzneria kofuensis genome has a window encoding:
- a CDS encoding enoyl-CoA hydratase/isomerase family protein: MTTAGDVEVARHGDVAVLTLRREAKLNALSTHLESRLLDAVRGDAVKGSRAVVITGGDKVFSAGADTSELREMTPVAIAEYYRESGAVYEAVAALPQPTVAAIAGYCLGGGFELALAADLRVADETAVFGLPEVGLGILPSSGGVTRLVRAVGPARTRDLVLRGRRMTVTEAHSWGLITEKTAAGGHLATALEIAGELAGQPPLAVSVAKQVITAATEASRETALLLEQLAYATLNRIG, encoded by the coding sequence GTGACCACCGCCGGCGACGTCGAGGTCGCCCGCCACGGCGACGTCGCCGTCCTGACCCTGCGCCGCGAGGCCAAGCTCAACGCGCTGTCCACGCACCTGGAGTCGCGGTTGCTCGATGCCGTGCGCGGCGATGCCGTGAAGGGCAGCAGGGCCGTCGTGATCACTGGCGGCGACAAGGTGTTCTCGGCCGGGGCCGACACGTCGGAGCTGCGGGAGATGACGCCTGTGGCGATCGCCGAGTACTACCGGGAGAGCGGCGCGGTGTACGAGGCGGTGGCGGCGCTGCCGCAGCCGACCGTCGCCGCGATCGCCGGCTACTGCCTGGGCGGCGGCTTCGAGCTCGCACTCGCGGCCGACCTCCGGGTCGCCGACGAGACAGCCGTGTTCGGGCTGCCCGAGGTCGGGCTGGGCATCCTGCCCAGCTCCGGCGGCGTGACACGGCTGGTCCGCGCGGTCGGCCCGGCCCGCACCCGCGACCTGGTGCTGCGGGGACGTCGCATGACGGTGACCGAGGCCCACTCGTGGGGTCTGATCACCGAGAAGACGGCCGCAGGTGGTCATCTGGCCACCGCGCTGGAGATCGCCGGCGAGCTGGCCGGGCAGCCGCCGCTGGCGGTGTCCGTGGCCAAACAGGTGATCACCGCGGCGACCGAGGCCTCCCGCGAAACCGCGCTATTGCTGGAGCAACTCGCTTACGCCACGCTCAACCGCATCGGTTGA
- a CDS encoding DddA-like double-stranded DNA deaminase toxin yields MGEVLSALGSVAGLVDGAVRGVADAQQEFGGAYSVLADVLAGHSAPEAGQALAGMAMAAERADDVACLLGSIAGRLTDFVERIRSADGTSVPSGARAARSPVAGRTHPTNIPPPPVDQRDWEWAAQVGAQLTEWKEGHSTEALVFDAAGQDWQVNSGVDTELTAAARVVAETMIANGDVGTAGDAATNQAERTAVRRAATHAETKAAVWAAANGKQFVDVVTNRDFVCGDDYAPGVARKPPGCAQAVAAILPIGYSMRVWRRGVAEPFVIMGAARRADDGGH; encoded by the coding sequence GTGGGCGAGGTCTTGTCGGCGCTGGGCAGCGTCGCCGGGCTTGTCGACGGCGCCGTCCGCGGCGTCGCCGATGCGCAGCAGGAGTTCGGCGGTGCGTACAGCGTGTTGGCGGATGTCCTGGCAGGGCACAGTGCTCCGGAGGCCGGGCAGGCGCTGGCCGGTATGGCCATGGCGGCGGAACGCGCCGACGACGTGGCCTGTCTGCTCGGCAGCATTGCCGGAAGGCTGACTGATTTCGTTGAACGGATACGCAGCGCGGACGGGACGTCCGTGCCGTCAGGGGCGCGGGCGGCCCGGTCGCCGGTTGCTGGGCGGACACATCCGACGAACATTCCGCCGCCACCGGTCGACCAGCGCGATTGGGAATGGGCAGCCCAGGTCGGCGCGCAGCTCACGGAATGGAAGGAAGGCCATTCCACCGAAGCGTTGGTGTTCGATGCGGCCGGGCAGGACTGGCAGGTCAACAGCGGCGTGGATACCGAGCTGACCGCTGCCGCCAGGGTCGTGGCCGAGACCATGATTGCCAACGGTGACGTGGGCACGGCCGGGGATGCGGCGACGAACCAGGCTGAGCGGACCGCTGTTCGGCGTGCGGCGACGCACGCGGAGACGAAGGCCGCGGTGTGGGCGGCGGCCAACGGCAAGCAGTTCGTGGACGTGGTGACCAACCGGGACTTCGTCTGCGGCGACGACTACGCGCCAGGCGTCGCCAGGAAGCCGCCGGGGTGCGCGCAGGCCGTCGCGGCTATTCTGCCCATCGGATACAGCATGCGGGTGTGGCGTCGCGGCGTGGCAGAGCCGTTCGTGATCATGGGCGCGGCAAGGAGGGCTGACGATGGCGGACATTGA
- a CDS encoding ABC transporter substrate-binding protein encodes MTVSRRDFLRAGGLLGLGAVAGCSADQDSRSVSAAALGPSKHGGVLRVGIAGGSTADSLDPHHPPTYTDQARVSNLYEPLFLHDAAYNIQPVLAESIEPSDHGSVWTLRLRDGVEFHNGKRFDVDDVIFTFKRIVDVKGNGAAALSIIDLAGLRKLDSRTLRIPLTQPYAQFQDELAQYYNGMVPVGFDPAKPVGTGPFRFGSFTPGDRSSFPRFTGYWRGDQPYVDELVIIDFPGAEPQLEALLGGDVEAIDNLPAERMATVKAAGANVLVSETGNWTPFTMRVDTAPFADARVRQALRLVADRGQLVSQALNGQGRIGNDLYAPFDVAYAKQLPQRQQDLDQAKSLLRSAGHSNLQLELFTSTAVDSSAVTAALLFAQQAHAAGINVRVRPVDSGMFYGKQYLGWTFAQDYWYTRNYLPQVAQGSLPNAPYNECHWNDPAFNSVIRSARAELDPARRTRLLQDAQQIEYDRGGYIVWGFKNQVDAYSSKVTGFIPDRGLPLSSFQFRTISFV; translated from the coding sequence GTGACGGTTTCCCGACGGGATTTCCTGCGCGCCGGCGGCTTGCTCGGCCTCGGCGCGGTCGCCGGCTGCTCCGCCGACCAGGACAGCCGGTCGGTCAGCGCGGCGGCGCTCGGGCCCAGCAAGCACGGCGGCGTGCTGCGGGTGGGGATCGCCGGCGGCAGCACGGCGGACAGTCTCGACCCGCACCACCCGCCGACGTACACCGACCAGGCGCGGGTGTCCAACCTGTACGAGCCGCTGTTCCTGCACGACGCGGCGTACAACATCCAGCCCGTGCTGGCCGAGTCGATCGAGCCGTCCGACCATGGCAGCGTGTGGACGCTGCGGCTGCGTGACGGCGTGGAATTCCACAACGGCAAGCGATTCGACGTCGACGACGTGATTTTCACGTTCAAGCGCATCGTGGACGTCAAGGGCAACGGGGCGGCGGCGCTGAGCATCATCGACCTGGCCGGCCTGAGGAAGCTGGACTCCCGGACGCTGCGGATCCCGCTGACGCAGCCGTACGCGCAGTTCCAGGACGAGCTCGCCCAGTACTACAACGGGATGGTGCCGGTCGGCTTCGACCCCGCGAAACCCGTCGGCACCGGGCCGTTCCGGTTCGGCTCGTTCACGCCGGGGGACCGCAGCTCCTTCCCGCGCTTCACCGGCTACTGGCGCGGCGACCAGCCGTACGTGGACGAGCTGGTGATCATCGACTTCCCCGGGGCCGAGCCGCAGCTGGAGGCGCTGCTCGGCGGGGACGTGGAGGCCATCGACAACCTGCCGGCGGAGCGGATGGCCACCGTGAAGGCCGCCGGCGCCAACGTGCTGGTGTCCGAGACCGGCAACTGGACGCCGTTCACCATGCGGGTCGACACCGCGCCGTTCGCCGACGCCCGGGTCCGCCAGGCGCTGCGGCTCGTCGCCGACCGGGGGCAGCTCGTCAGCCAGGCCCTCAACGGCCAGGGCCGGATCGGCAACGACCTGTACGCGCCGTTCGACGTCGCCTACGCCAAGCAGTTGCCGCAGCGGCAACAGGATCTCGACCAGGCCAAGTCCCTGCTGCGCAGCGCCGGCCACTCCAACCTGCAGCTCGAACTGTTCACCTCCACCGCCGTCGACTCCTCCGCCGTCACCGCCGCCTTGTTGTTCGCCCAACAGGCCCATGCCGCCGGGATCAATGTCCGAGTGCGGCCCGTCGACAGCGGAATGTTCTACGGCAAGCAATATCTGGGGTGGACCTTCGCCCAGGACTATTGGTACACGCGGAATTACCTGCCCCAGGTCGCCCAGGGTTCGCTGCCCAATGCTCCGTACAACGAATGCCACTGGAACGACCCCGCCTTCAACTCCGTCATCCGCAGCGCCCGCGCCGAACTCGACCCCGCCCGCCGCACCCGGCTGCTCCAGGACGCGCAGCAGATCGAGTACGACCGCGGCGGATACATCGTGTGGGGCTTCAAGAACCAGGTCGACGCGTACAGCAGCAAGGTCACCGGATTCATCCCCGACCGCGGCCTGCCGCTGTCGTCGTTCCAGTTCCGCACCATCTCTTTCGTGTGA
- a CDS encoding acyl-CoA dehydrogenase family protein, whose protein sequence is MEFAYTPRLAELKQRAADLTAKIMQYEDACEADNGLSAAALDAIRQDVLASGLQAVNMPADWGGAGLSVLEQVVVQDELGKLTNALWDTVWRPANCLRACTPEQRERYLVPDILGQRRDAVAITEPAAGSDPSGIETTATPDGDGYRINGEKWFVTVGDAADFLIVLAMVGDAPTLFLVDKDLPGVSVKRTPRYTHTFVYEHPEFLFEDVRVGGDAVLGGIGNGYELTRDWFTEERLMIGARTIGAAERALTLAAEWAAQRIQGGQPLIERQLIQGMIADSVVDITTNRALTHQVAWEFDHGEDRKLLHAKAATVKLAASEASNRVADRAVQIFGGRGYIRDYPVERLWRELRVDRIWEGTSEIQRLVIANEVAKRGLSGLLSFTSAA, encoded by the coding sequence ATGGAGTTCGCCTACACCCCGAGGCTGGCGGAGCTGAAGCAGCGCGCCGCCGACCTCACCGCCAAGATCATGCAGTACGAGGACGCGTGCGAGGCCGACAACGGCCTGTCGGCGGCGGCGCTGGACGCGATCCGGCAGGACGTGCTGGCCAGCGGGCTGCAGGCGGTCAACATGCCGGCCGACTGGGGCGGCGCCGGGCTGTCCGTGCTGGAGCAGGTGGTCGTCCAGGACGAGCTCGGCAAGCTGACCAACGCGCTGTGGGACACCGTGTGGCGGCCGGCCAACTGCCTGCGCGCCTGCACCCCGGAGCAGCGGGAACGCTACCTGGTGCCGGACATCCTCGGGCAGCGCCGGGACGCCGTCGCGATCACCGAGCCGGCCGCGGGCTCCGACCCGTCCGGCATCGAGACCACGGCCACGCCGGACGGCGACGGCTACCGGATCAACGGCGAGAAGTGGTTCGTCACCGTCGGCGACGCCGCCGACTTCCTCATCGTGCTGGCCATGGTGGGCGACGCGCCGACGTTGTTCCTGGTGGACAAGGACCTTCCCGGCGTGTCGGTCAAGCGCACCCCGCGGTACACGCACACCTTCGTCTACGAGCACCCCGAGTTCCTGTTCGAGGACGTCCGTGTCGGCGGGGACGCGGTGCTCGGCGGCATCGGCAACGGGTACGAGCTGACCCGGGACTGGTTCACCGAGGAGCGGCTGATGATCGGCGCCCGCACCATCGGCGCCGCCGAACGCGCGCTGACGCTGGCCGCCGAGTGGGCCGCACAGCGTATCCAGGGCGGCCAGCCGCTGATCGAGCGCCAGCTGATCCAGGGCATGATCGCCGACTCGGTCGTGGACATCACCACCAACCGCGCCCTGACCCACCAGGTGGCGTGGGAGTTCGACCACGGGGAGGACCGGAAGCTGTTGCACGCCAAGGCCGCCACGGTGAAGCTGGCCGCGTCGGAGGCGTCCAACCGGGTCGCCGACCGGGCCGTGCAGATCTTCGGCGGCCGCGGCTACATCCGGGACTACCCGGTCGAGCGGCTGTGGCGGGAGCTGCGCGTCGATCGGATCTGGGAGGGGACCTCGGAGATCCAGCGGCTGGTGATCGCCAACGAGGTGGCCAAGCGCGGGCTGTCCGGCCTGCTGTCCTTCACGTCGGCGGCGTGA
- a CDS encoding HU family DNA-binding protein, whose product MNKGQLIEMLGMRLGMEKKMAAQAVDAMFDIIVRNVDKGENVTLTGFGVFEKRARAARTARNPRTGQTLRLRKTNVPNFRPGTLFKEVVDGTRKLPRVGAAMPAAKPAAKATTTARATASRSTTTARATSSRSTTKARATASRSTATRATAAKKTAAKTTRTAAGKATAKATRPATKKAATVKKTAVAKKATKAKPAAKKRAKR is encoded by the coding sequence ATGAACAAGGGGCAGCTGATCGAGATGCTCGGCATGCGGCTCGGCATGGAGAAGAAGATGGCGGCGCAGGCCGTGGACGCCATGTTCGACATCATCGTCCGCAACGTCGACAAGGGCGAGAATGTCACGCTCACGGGCTTCGGCGTGTTCGAGAAACGCGCCCGAGCGGCCCGGACGGCCCGCAATCCCCGCACCGGCCAGACGCTGCGGCTGCGCAAGACGAACGTGCCGAACTTCCGCCCGGGAACGCTGTTCAAGGAGGTCGTCGACGGCACCCGAAAGCTGCCCCGAGTCGGTGCGGCGATGCCGGCGGCGAAGCCCGCGGCAAAGGCGACGACAACGGCGCGGGCGACGGCCAGTAGGTCGACGACAACCGCACGGGCCACGTCGAGCAGGTCGACGACAAAGGCGCGGGCGACCGCGAGCAGGTCGACGGCGACCAGGGCGACGGCGGCGAAGAAGACAGCGGCGAAGACGACCCGCACGGCGGCCGGAAAGGCGACGGCGAAGGCGACCCGGCCGGCGACCAAGAAGGCGGCAACGGTGAAGAAGACGGCCGTCGCCAAGAAGGCCACGAAGGCGAAGCCGGCGGCGAAGAAGCGCGCGAAGCGGTGA
- a CDS encoding EAL domain-containing protein yields the protein MTSTYLLMVNNGQRIEFSRNELRGLDYLRPLETLLIDLTADKTLDRLAAAGQATPEQVEAARTKVDADFAALAAVDAQVGSDLRTTGANLNANILPATLAKNWHTWESGRHDPGTDDAFHSQLVTDVRTLISYVGVTSNLVLDPELSPYHIADALAVRAPAIIDHTRSVGDTVDGLVADGRVTLPDRTGVAATVATLTSDADGLQEDLFTIFQDGGGSAEARAVQNALGPLLTSTYLDVANLGTMITQDFVQAAQLQLSRPALSHAVDQAIGAVSALSTALSQREGVMLQARIDMDSMGRQLALAAVLAVLAVTVLLVVWQSRRITTDVGTVSRVAASLAGGDLTGRARVRSRDEIGVMATAFNGMAEQLQQMVEEQQRAERTLRSERDFVDAVLEIAGSLVLVIDKDGRIVRFNRACELTTGYAADDVVGKLCWELFLLPEDRPCIEEQFDDLQPSKFPHNFECPWLTKAGEQRRIAWSNTALVDESAAVTHVIATGIDVTAQRAAEAALREAKERFQKAFDHASIGMCLVDIDGRFTQVNRALCEMLGRPEDELLALRIADVTHPDDLSATVATVAVAKDGYSAPHRLEKRYLRSDGRTVWAQVTVCTIHSENGESPYFVTQVEDVTERREAEARLVRQALHDPLTGLPNRTLLMDRLRQVLARADRHPELTAVLFIDLDGFKDVNDSLGHDVGDEVLTEVGRRLQDNIRPLDTVARLGGDEFVVLCQDLATEQNVVEISERLAGVLSEPVVVGTFEVVVTASVGIALANGHNPAPEDLLREADAAMYGAKTRGKNRCEIFDAGLQERAVDRIAIASALRQGLRDDRFVLHFQPVVDMDTGDTVAVESLVRLDDPDRGLLAPDTFIQVAEDSGLIVPIGTSVLEQACRQLVTWRKTGAAPAGLRTAVNLSARQANRPDLAATIERALAETGLEPSGLTLELTETVLMEADAATLRQLERIRELGVGLGIDDFGTGYSSLTYLKRLPVSFVKIDRSFVAGLVTDPSDREIVTAVIRLGQALGLTTIAEGVEEPAQFEMLRALGCDQAQGYLLGRPKPGPPGDIAALRTLRTAVS from the coding sequence GTGACCTCGACATATCTGCTCATGGTCAACAACGGCCAGCGCATCGAGTTCAGCCGGAACGAGCTGCGCGGCCTGGACTACCTGCGACCGCTCGAGACGTTGCTGATCGACCTCACGGCCGACAAGACGCTGGACCGGCTCGCCGCCGCCGGGCAGGCCACGCCGGAGCAGGTGGAGGCGGCCCGCACCAAGGTCGACGCCGACTTCGCCGCGCTGGCGGCGGTCGACGCCCAGGTGGGCAGCGACCTGCGGACGACGGGCGCGAACCTCAACGCCAACATCCTGCCGGCGACGCTGGCGAAGAACTGGCACACCTGGGAGTCCGGCCGCCACGACCCCGGCACCGACGACGCCTTCCACTCGCAGCTGGTGACCGACGTGCGCACGCTGATCTCCTACGTCGGCGTCACGTCCAACCTCGTGCTCGACCCGGAACTGAGCCCTTATCACATCGCCGACGCGCTGGCGGTGCGCGCGCCCGCGATCATCGACCACACCAGGTCCGTCGGCGACACCGTGGACGGGCTGGTCGCCGACGGGCGCGTCACGCTGCCGGACCGGACGGGCGTCGCGGCCACCGTGGCCACGCTGACGTCCGACGCGGACGGCCTGCAGGAGGACCTGTTCACCATCTTCCAGGACGGCGGCGGCAGCGCGGAGGCCCGCGCCGTGCAGAACGCGCTCGGCCCGCTGCTGACCTCCACCTACCTGGACGTCGCCAACCTCGGCACGATGATCACGCAGGACTTCGTGCAGGCGGCCCAGCTCCAGCTCTCGCGGCCGGCCCTGAGCCACGCCGTGGACCAGGCCATCGGCGCGGTGTCGGCGCTGTCGACGGCGCTGTCCCAGCGTGAAGGCGTGATGCTGCAGGCCCGGATCGACATGGACTCGATGGGCCGGCAGCTGGCCCTCGCCGCGGTGCTGGCGGTCCTCGCCGTCACCGTGCTGCTCGTGGTCTGGCAGTCGCGCCGGATCACCACGGACGTCGGCACCGTCTCGCGGGTCGCGGCGTCGCTCGCCGGCGGCGACCTGACCGGCCGGGCGCGAGTGCGCAGCCGGGACGAGATCGGCGTGATGGCGACCGCGTTCAACGGCATGGCCGAGCAGCTCCAGCAGATGGTGGAGGAGCAGCAGCGCGCGGAGCGGACGCTGCGGTCCGAGCGCGACTTCGTCGACGCCGTGCTGGAGATCGCCGGCAGTCTCGTGCTGGTGATCGACAAGGACGGCCGCATCGTCCGCTTCAACCGGGCCTGCGAGCTCACCACCGGCTACGCCGCCGACGACGTCGTCGGCAAGCTGTGTTGGGAGCTGTTCCTGCTGCCGGAGGACCGGCCCTGCATCGAGGAGCAGTTCGACGACCTGCAGCCGTCGAAGTTCCCGCACAACTTCGAGTGCCCATGGCTGACGAAGGCCGGCGAGCAGCGGCGGATCGCCTGGTCCAACACGGCGCTGGTGGACGAGTCCGCCGCCGTCACGCACGTGATCGCCACCGGCATCGACGTCACGGCGCAGCGCGCCGCCGAGGCCGCGCTGCGGGAGGCCAAGGAGCGGTTCCAGAAGGCGTTCGACCACGCGTCCATCGGCATGTGCCTGGTCGACATCGACGGCCGGTTCACCCAGGTCAACCGGGCGCTGTGCGAGATGCTCGGCCGCCCCGAGGACGAGCTGCTGGCGTTGCGGATCGCCGACGTCACGCACCCTGACGACCTCTCGGCGACCGTGGCGACCGTGGCGGTCGCGAAGGACGGCTACTCCGCGCCGCACCGCCTGGAGAAGCGCTACCTGCGGTCCGACGGCCGGACCGTGTGGGCCCAGGTGACCGTCTGCACGATCCACTCCGAGAACGGCGAGTCCCCGTACTTCGTCACGCAGGTCGAGGACGTCACCGAGCGGCGCGAGGCCGAGGCCCGGCTGGTGCGGCAGGCCCTGCACGACCCGCTCACCGGCCTGCCCAACCGGACGCTGCTGATGGACCGGCTGCGACAGGTGCTGGCCCGGGCCGACCGCCATCCCGAGCTGACCGCCGTGCTGTTCATCGACCTGGACGGCTTCAAGGACGTCAACGACAGCCTCGGGCACGACGTCGGCGACGAGGTGCTGACCGAGGTCGGCCGCCGGCTGCAGGACAACATCCGTCCGCTGGACACCGTCGCCCGGCTCGGCGGCGACGAGTTCGTGGTGCTGTGCCAGGATCTGGCCACCGAGCAGAACGTCGTCGAGATCTCCGAGCGGCTGGCCGGCGTGCTGTCCGAGCCGGTGGTGGTCGGGACGTTCGAGGTGGTCGTCACGGCCAGCGTCGGCATCGCCCTGGCCAACGGGCACAACCCCGCGCCGGAGGACCTGCTGCGCGAGGCCGACGCCGCCATGTACGGGGCGAAGACCCGCGGCAAGAACCGGTGCGAGATCTTCGACGCCGGCCTGCAGGAACGCGCCGTCGACCGGATCGCCATCGCCTCGGCGCTGCGGCAGGGCCTGCGCGACGACCGCTTCGTGCTGCACTTCCAGCCCGTCGTCGACATGGACACCGGCGACACCGTGGCGGTGGAGTCGCTGGTGCGGCTGGACGACCCCGACCGCGGGCTGCTCGCGCCGGACACGTTCATCCAGGTCGCCGAGGACAGCGGGCTGATCGTGCCGATCGGGACGTCCGTGCTGGAGCAGGCCTGCCGGCAGCTCGTGACGTGGCGGAAGACCGGGGCCGCGCCGGCGGGGCTGCGCACCGCGGTCAACCTGTCGGCGCGGCAGGCGAACCGGCCGGACCTGGCCGCGACCATCGAGCGCGCGCTGGCGGAAACCGGTTTGGAACCGTCGGGCCTGACGCTGGAGCTCACCGAGACCGTGCTGATGGAGGCCGACGCGGCGACGCTGCGCCAGCTGGAGCGGATCCGGGAACTGGGCGTCGGGCTGGGCATCGACGACTTCGGCACCGGCTACTCGTCGCTGACGTACCTCAAGCGGCTGCCGGTCAGCTTCGTCAAGATCGACCGGTCGTTCGTCGCCGGACTGGTCACGGATCCGTCCGACCGGGAGATCGTCACGGCGGTGATCCGCCTGGGCCAGGCCCTCGGGCTCACCACCATCGCCGAGGGCGTCGAGGAGCCCGCCCAGTTCGAGATGCTGCGGGCGCTGGGCTGCGACCAGGCGCAGGGCTACCTGCTGGGACGGCCCAAGCCCGGCCCGCCCGGCGACATCGCGGCGTTACGGACCCTGCGGACTGCGGTCTCGTGA
- a CDS encoding purine-cytosine permease family protein → MAANPPTIVRDDQPHRPALGIEARSIDYVPIAERHGKVWHLFPVWFAGDAHLATIATGIIGVALGGNLIWTAIAVVLGNAFGTFFMAFHSTQGPQLGLPQMVQSRPQFGFVGALLVWVVALVTYIGYTGFNQILVGSTMQHLVDLPKPVSYIGYAVISVVLAVVGYDFIHKASRWLTYLMLALLIVFTVGLLAAHPFSAEQLDLGAFALTPFLVQFFTAAVYQLSWSIYVSDYSRYLPRDVGVRSSFWWTYLGAGVGGAWMMLVGTFAAGLFPKADTVDAVLSAGDKVFPGFGLTLLIGSVLPLITIGTLNFYGGSLTLLSCVDSLKRFRPTPVKRVYALVVVGVLATAIAFASNDTFLEDFEYFLTVLGYLFTPWTAINLVDFYVVRRGHYSIREIFNPHGIYRRWSWRGLVAYAVGFASMMPFAIVGEVQGPVAKLLGGADISMPIGLLVAAGLYLLLCRSLDLTAERERVAVADAGLDPDA, encoded by the coding sequence ATGGCGGCCAATCCACCCACCATCGTCCGTGACGACCAACCGCACCGGCCCGCGCTGGGCATCGAAGCCCGGTCCATCGACTACGTGCCCATCGCCGAACGCCACGGCAAGGTGTGGCACCTGTTCCCCGTGTGGTTCGCGGGGGACGCCCACCTCGCCACCATCGCCACCGGCATCATCGGCGTCGCGCTCGGCGGGAACCTGATCTGGACCGCGATCGCGGTCGTGCTGGGCAACGCGTTCGGCACGTTCTTCATGGCGTTCCACTCCACCCAGGGGCCGCAGCTGGGGCTGCCGCAGATGGTGCAGTCCCGGCCCCAGTTCGGCTTCGTCGGCGCCCTGCTGGTGTGGGTCGTCGCCCTCGTGACCTACATCGGGTACACCGGCTTCAACCAGATCCTGGTCGGCAGCACCATGCAGCATCTCGTGGACCTGCCGAAACCCGTCAGCTACATCGGCTACGCCGTGATCAGCGTGGTGCTGGCCGTCGTCGGCTACGACTTCATCCACAAGGCCTCGCGCTGGCTGACGTACCTGATGCTGGCGCTGCTGATCGTGTTCACCGTCGGGCTGCTGGCCGCGCACCCGTTCAGCGCCGAGCAGCTGGACCTCGGCGCGTTCGCGCTGACCCCGTTCCTGGTGCAGTTCTTCACCGCCGCCGTGTACCAGCTGTCGTGGTCGATCTACGTCTCCGACTACTCCCGCTACCTGCCGCGCGACGTCGGCGTCCGGTCCTCGTTCTGGTGGACCTATCTCGGCGCCGGCGTCGGCGGCGCGTGGATGATGCTCGTCGGCACCTTCGCCGCCGGCCTGTTCCCCAAGGCCGACACCGTCGACGCCGTGTTGTCCGCCGGGGACAAGGTGTTTCCCGGTTTCGGCCTGACGCTGCTGATCGGCTCCGTCCTGCCCCTGATCACCATCGGCACGCTGAACTTCTACGGCGGCAGCCTCACCCTGCTGTCCTGCGTGGACTCCCTGAAGCGGTTCCGGCCCACTCCGGTCAAGCGGGTCTACGCCCTGGTCGTCGTCGGCGTGCTGGCCACCGCCATCGCCTTCGCCTCCAACGACACGTTCCTGGAGGACTTCGAGTACTTCCTCACCGTGCTCGGCTACCTGTTCACCCCGTGGACCGCCATCAACCTCGTCGACTTCTACGTCGTCCGGCGGGGCCACTACTCGATCCGGGAGATCTTCAACCCGCACGGCATCTACCGCCGGTGGAGCTGGCGTGGCCTGGTCGCCTACGCCGTCGGCTTCGCGTCCATGATGCCGTTCGCCATCGTCGGCGAGGTGCAGGGCCCGGTGGCGAAGCTGTTGGGCGGCGCCGACATCTCCATGCCCATCGGCCTGCTCGTCGCCGCCGGCCTCTACCTCCTGCTGTGCCGGTCCCTCGACCTCACCGCCGAACGTGAGCGTGTCGCCGTCGCCGACGCCGGTCTCGACCCCGACGCCTGA